Proteins co-encoded in one Papaver somniferum cultivar HN1 chromosome 5, ASM357369v1, whole genome shotgun sequence genomic window:
- the LOC113279019 gene encoding uncharacterized protein LOC113279019 produces MPRRDILIEDPQKARAWSWISGIFGMTTNFNIVASFKAAKGRSAIVRDLWLVANLVIRSELWAMRNKCIFEKQKPSWGLFSKRVLKLIQEYSVRLKGFMRNSVEDMVLLDYFRVVHRSVRHQQPIEVLWQPPDLNEILICCDGASRGNPGIAGAGVVARDSSCAVLGALSIGLGITTNYLAELYAIIIGMEWEIQWNYDRICVQSDSYGVVQALQSSFIAWFARARWERLCNHYISIRIIHTYREANFSADKMAKNGCYLDNELGFSMKEDLIF; encoded by the exons atgcCTAGAAGGGACATCCTCAtcgaggatccacaaaaag CTCGTGCGTGGTCTTGGATTTCTGGTATCTTTGGTATGACAACAAACTTCAACATTGTGGCTTCTTTCAAGGCAGCTAAAGGAAGAAGTGCAATTGTCCGTGACTTGTGGCTGGTGGCGAACTTAGTAATCAGGTCAGAATTATGGGCTATGCGCAACAAATGCATCTTTGAGAAACAGAAACCGAGCTGGGGCCTTTTTTCTAAAAGAGTGCTGAAGCTAATACAAGAATATTCAGTCCGTTTAAAAGGGTTTATGCGCAACAGTGTGGAAGAtatggtgttgttggattacttccgTGTGGTTCATAGAAGTGTTAGACATCAGCAACCTATTGAAGTGTTATGGCAGCCTCCGGATCTTAATGAGATtctaatttgttgtgatggagcatcGCGTGGGAATCCAGGCATTGCGGGAGCAGGGGTGGTGGCAAGAGACTCTAGCTGTGCAGTTCTTGGTGCTTTGAGTATTGGTCTTGGAATTACTACAAACTATTTGGCGGAACTCTATGCAATTATAATTGGTATGGAATGGGAAATCCAATGGAATTATGATCGTATTTGTGTGCAATCTGATTCCTATGGAGTAGTTCAAGCTTTACAAAGTTCTTTTATTGCTTGGTTTGCAAGAGCAAGATGGGAGAGGTTATGCAATCATTATATTTCTATAAGGATAATTCACACTTACAGAGAGGCGAATTTTTCAGCAGATAAGATGGCTAAGAATGGTTGTTATCTTGATAATGAATTGGGATTCAGTATGAAGGAAGACCTGATTTTTTAA
- the LOC113281535 gene encoding uncharacterized protein LOC113281535 isoform X2, whose product MSSKKESKKAMKRNQRTKRNAQSLILLGGVPMRTNAEEDGMVTEDREYAWMKGHEKCDGTVHPSAVEKYEQVKAAYEKRKEGGTDCSYDFGSDGLVDVFGPDKGKRSLRGFSSSVSAKRAKQAFLTASLRDSTVNNCNSAVVGLKKVMAQNISSDHPTSEETILDDSCNPNSEFPPDFTPENHAFTRNLDPMSEPQPFDNSGYEESSYQGVNLLDRNGKIVAVGYLVTGLEGEVCHHRIVQKNESKVRIERVYDDSAPIWDPPQGDDFYKLSSYVAGGWIIWHKKRLQFTN is encoded by the exons ATGAGTTCAAAGAAGGAGTCAAAGAAAGCCATGAAAAGAAATCAGAGAACAAAAAGAAATGCACAATCCCTCATACTCTTGGGAGGCGTACCTATGCGAACAAAT GCAGAAGAGGATGGGATGGTTACAGAGGATCGCGAATACGCTTGGATGAAGGGTCATGAAAAATGCGATGGAACTGTTCATCCATCAGCAGTTGAAAAAtat GAACAAGTCAAAGCTGCCTATGAGAAGCGAAAAGAGGGAGGAACTGACTGCTCATATGATTTTGGTTCTGATGGTTTAGTTGATGTCTTTGGCCCAGATAAGGGTAAAAGGTCTTTACGTGGCTTTTCCTCCAGCGTTTCTGCGAAGCGTGCTAAACAAGCATTCCTGACTGCTTCTCTTCGCGATTCTACAGTTAACAATTGCAACTCCGCTGTCGTCGGATTGAAAAAG GTCATGGCACAAAATATATCCAGTGACCATCCGACAAGCGAAGAAACAATCTTGGATGATTCTTGTAACCCTAACTCTGAGTTCCCTCCTGACTTCACTCCAGAAAATCATGCTTTTACCAGGAATTTAGATCCCATGTCAGAGCCACAACCTTTCGACAATTCTGGTTATGAAGAGTCTTCATATCAGGGTGTGAATTTGTTGGACAGGAATGGAAAAATAGTTGCAGTTGGATATCTGGTAACCGGTTTGGAAGGTGAAGTCTGTCACCACAGAATTGTCCAAAAGAACGAGAGTAAAGTTCGCATAGAACGTGTTTACGATGATTCTGCACCAATTTGGGACCCTCCTCAAGGTGATGACTTCTATAAGCTATCTTCTTATGTTGCTGGTGGTTGGATAATATGGCATAAGAAGCGTCTGCAATTTACAAATTAA
- the LOC113281535 gene encoding uncharacterized protein LOC113281535 isoform X1: MGVTPSNWTAFVENEFKEGVKESHEKKSENKKKCTIPHTLGRRTYANKCHLLAEEDGMVTEDREYAWMKGHEKCDGTVHPSAVEKYEQVKAAYEKRKEGGTDCSYDFGSDGLVDVFGPDKGKRSLRGFSSSVSAKRAKQAFLTASLRDSTVNNCNSAVVGLKKVMAQNISSDHPTSEETILDDSCNPNSEFPPDFTPENHAFTRNLDPMSEPQPFDNSGYEESSYQGVNLLDRNGKIVAVGYLVTGLEGEVCHHRIVQKNESKVRIERVYDDSAPIWDPPQGDDFYKLSSYVAGGWIIWHKKRLQFTN, translated from the exons ATGGGGGTTACTCCAAGTAATTGGACCGCTTTCGTTGAGAATGAGTTCAAAGAAGGAGTCAAAGAAAGCCATGAAAAGAAATCAGAGAACAAAAAGAAATGCACAATCCCTCATACTCTTGGGAGGCGTACCTATGCGAACAAATGTCATCTCCTT GCAGAAGAGGATGGGATGGTTACAGAGGATCGCGAATACGCTTGGATGAAGGGTCATGAAAAATGCGATGGAACTGTTCATCCATCAGCAGTTGAAAAAtat GAACAAGTCAAAGCTGCCTATGAGAAGCGAAAAGAGGGAGGAACTGACTGCTCATATGATTTTGGTTCTGATGGTTTAGTTGATGTCTTTGGCCCAGATAAGGGTAAAAGGTCTTTACGTGGCTTTTCCTCCAGCGTTTCTGCGAAGCGTGCTAAACAAGCATTCCTGACTGCTTCTCTTCGCGATTCTACAGTTAACAATTGCAACTCCGCTGTCGTCGGATTGAAAAAG GTCATGGCACAAAATATATCCAGTGACCATCCGACAAGCGAAGAAACAATCTTGGATGATTCTTGTAACCCTAACTCTGAGTTCCCTCCTGACTTCACTCCAGAAAATCATGCTTTTACCAGGAATTTAGATCCCATGTCAGAGCCACAACCTTTCGACAATTCTGGTTATGAAGAGTCTTCATATCAGGGTGTGAATTTGTTGGACAGGAATGGAAAAATAGTTGCAGTTGGATATCTGGTAACCGGTTTGGAAGGTGAAGTCTGTCACCACAGAATTGTCCAAAAGAACGAGAGTAAAGTTCGCATAGAACGTGTTTACGATGATTCTGCACCAATTTGGGACCCTCCTCAAGGTGATGACTTCTATAAGCTATCTTCTTATGTTGCTGGTGGTTGGATAATATGGCATAAGAAGCGTCTGCAATTTACAAATTAA